The DNA window TTCATTATCTAAAAAAATTCTTCTAAAGTAAATTTATCTCCTTTTATATAGATTTCCTTTTCTTTATCTAAATTTTGAAAAACTAAAATTTTTCCATCAGCTGGAGAAATTAAAACTTCTTCTCTAGAATCTATAATTCTAGCATTATCTTTTAATTCTCTGTAAAAGAAATCATTAAAAGAAGTAAATTCTTCTACTTTTTTTTGATTCGGTTATATTTATATCAGCTGCTTTGATAAAATTAGGAATTTTTTTTATAGATTCTGATTTATTCATCATTCTTCCATAATATTCACTAAAGAATTTTTTCCTTATTACTAAATTTAGGGGTAGTTTTCCCAATGGATTATAATATAAAAATTGGAGATATTTTTCTCCAGGAACTTTTTCTATCTTTATTTCTCCTGATTTCCTTTCTATATATTTTATTTTTTGAAATTTCATTTCTTCACCTTATTTAAAATTTTTTCTAATTATATTTCAATTTTTAATTTAAGTCAATAAGAAAGTCAGCATTTTTCTAAATAGATAAGTTTTATTTCTAAAAAGGTAAAATGTTAATAGAATTAAATAAAGATTAAGAATTTGAACTATGTTCTAGCCCAGCTTTTACAAATTTAGATATTAAATTTTGAATCTTATCCCACTCTTCATTTTTTTGCCATTTCAATGATTTATTAATAGAAAAACTGCCATAAAAGATAAAGAGGAATAATTTTTCAGCTTCATATTCTGTTAAATTATAATCCTTCATAATCTTTTTTATATTATCTTTTTTTGCATAATTATATAATCTACTAGCAATATAATTAGAAAGAGAAAAATCATTAAAGAGTACTTGATATTTTGGACTTACTGGTTTTTGACATAATGGTTCTTTATTAGTGTCATTTAAACTTTCATTACTAATATTATTAGAGAGTTCTAAAGCTTCATCTAGAACTTCCAATAAAACTTGATTAAGATTATTGTAGTGCAAATAAAATGTTGCTCTTGCTATTTCAGCTTTTTTACAAATTATCGAAATATTTAATTTTTCATAAGATATATTTTCTAATAATTCTAAAAATGTATCTTTAATTAATCTGCAAGTATATTTGGTTCTTATATCGTCTTTTCTTTTTTTCATTTCTACCTCAAAAATATTTACATATTTTAAAATATGTAAATAAAAATACATTTTATAAATAATTGTAATTGTAAAAATTTTATATTAAAGATTATAATATATTTATAGACAATGTGTCAATTAATTTAAAAAAGGAGAAAATTCTATGAGATTAGAAAAAACAAGGACACAAATACAACAAATTCGTAATGCAACTATAAAGTTAAGTTATGGAGGCTATATTTTTCTTATTGACCCATGGCTTGCTCCTAAAGGTGCAACAGGAAGTTTATTAGATTTTAATAGAGGGGATTTTGAAGTAAAAGAATTAGTAAAAAGAAGCATAAGAATGCCAATATGTGATTTACCTCTTCCAGTTACTGAAATTTTAGAAGATGTAAATTTTTATATTATAACACATTTACATCCTGACCATTTTGATATGGATAATCATAATGAAGTTTTAGATAGAAATATCCCTATTTTTATTCAAAATAATACAGAAGCAGATTTTATGAAAAATTTAGGCTTTAAAAATATTAAGATATTACAAGAAAATGGAAGTTTTTTAGGAAAAGTAAAACTCACTAGAGTAGAGGCTTTACATGGGTCAGTAACTCCTTGTGGTCCAGCAAGTGGGCTTATTTTTGAAGCTGAAGGAGAACCTACAATATATTTTGCTGGAGATACAATTATGTATGATGGAGTAAAATCTGTAATAGAGAAATTTAAACCAGATATAATAATTTTAAATGTTGCTGACGCTTATTTTATTAAATATGGTCATTTAATAATGGATGAAGAGGCAATTGATACTGTTCATAAATTAGCTCCAAATACAAAAATAATTGCTTCTCATTTGGATAATGTTGCACATGCTTATCTTACAAGAAATATATTATTACATAAATTAATTGAAAAAGGAATTGAACAGGAAATTCTTATTCCAAATGATGGACAAATTTATGATTTTTAAGTGAACCTCTCCCACTTAAAGCTTTCAGCTTTTGAAGTGGGAGTTTTTTCTTGGGAAGTAGTTGCTTTTATTAGCCAACTATATTTACCAAGCTATCCCCACAGTTCTTATGGTTCTTATATTACTTTTTTCGTTTTTAAACCTACTTCTATCATAACAAATTGGGCAAAGTCCTATCCTTTATATCTATAGTTTGCTATCCCTATATCCACATACAGAGCAGATATATCCTAAATTTATCCCTAAGATACATCAGCTATAGTTTTGCTAATTTATGATTATTTATTTAGATAAATTTTTTATAATTTTCAATAAGGAGATAAATATTTTTTAACATTCTCTATTGCTTGTTTTTGGTCATAAGTTATATGATTACGAACAATAAATTTTTCTGTTATATCAGGAATATCAGTATTTACTTCGCTTAAAACAGAAATAGTTTTAGCAATACAAAATGACATATAGTTCCCTTTTCCTCCTTCTAAAATGGCAAGAAGCTTTCCAGAAGCATGTTTTTTAGCTATATTATTAATAAGTTCCATTAATCTTCCATAACCATTAACTGTCAATTGTTGACGACATAATGGGTCAAAAATATTTGAAGCAAATCCAGCTACAACTATAACTAATTCAGGTTCATATTGGTCAGCAATAGGAATAATAATTTCCTCAAATGCTTTAATATAAGCTTCATCCCCAGCTCCAGAAGGCATAGGAATGACAATATTATATCCTTTTCCTTTTCCTTCTCCAATATAATCTGCATTACGGTCTGCAGGAGAATTTTCGGCCAAAGCTCCATTTTGATGAATCTCTGCATACATTACTTCATCTGTGTCATACCAAGCTTCTTCGATTCCTTTTTTATAGTGATTATCGAAATCAATAATTAAAATCTTTTTTAATCCATATTTTTTTCTTGCTATTTTAGTAATAATATTAAAATTATTGACAATACAAAATCCAAAACCTTTTTCTTTTTCAGCATGTGCTCCTGGAGGACGTTGAAGGCAAAAGGCATTATTAATTTGGCCTGTCATAATAGCGTCAAGAGCTTCTAAATCTCCACCAACGGCATTTGAAATAATATTAAAGCCATTATGACCTATATATGCTAGTTCTCCAACACTTCCTCCTTCACTTTTACTTAATTCTTCTAATTTATTAAGATATTTTTCTGAATGACTTTCTAATAATTCCTCTTTTGTAGCATTACGTGGAGTAATTGGAATAAGTTCTTTTAAAAGAGAAGTCTTTTCTAAAAGATTATAAGCTTCAGTTACACGTTCTGGAGTATCATAATAATCATTTGGAGTAATCCAGGAATTTTCATTAGAAGAAAGAACTAAATAACCATTACTTACAATATATTTTGCAAAAATATCAGAATACATTAATCCAGTTTTTATTTTTTTCTCATTAGAAAGTAATTGTTTTTTCAATATTATATCCTCCTTATTTGTCAATTTTTAAGTTGATAATCTCTCCATATTTAATATTTTCAATATTTTTATACTTTTTCATTTTTTATTATACTTTTTATTGAATTTAATTGCAAATATAAAAACTTTTGTATAATTTAATAACTTTATTCTTTTCCTTTCTTAAATAAAAAAATAATATTTTTAAACTTGATTTTTAAATCTCCTTATGTTAAAATGAGAAAATTTTTATAAGGAGGTTTTTTTATGTTTCCAAAAGGAATTATTATTGATTGTTGTTACGTTCTAATTGGAACAAATATTGGAAGTATAATTAAAAATTATATCCCTTCTCATATTAAACAATCTATGAATGTTATTTTTGGTATAGCTGCTATAGTAATTGGAATAGTTTCTATGATTAAACTCAATTCTTTACCAGCTGTTATTTTAGCTCTTATTTTAGGAGCTTTAATTGGAGAGATTTTCTCATTAGATAAAAAAATTAGAAGCTTTTTCCAACATATCTTGGATAAGTTAAACTTCAATATTCCTGAGGATAGAGATGCTTATATGCACTTTTATCTAATTGTCACTGTTACATTTTGTGCTAGTGGAACAAATATATTTGGGGCAATCAATGAAGGATTAACAGGAGATTTTACAATTTTATTATCTAAAGCCGTTATGGATATCTTCGCATCTACTATATTTGCTGCAACTTTAGGTTTTGCTATGAATTTAATTGTTATTCCTCAATTTATAATTTTAACAGGTTTTTTCTATCTTTCACAATTCATAATGCCATTTATTACTCAAAATATGATGAATGATTTTATCTCTGTTGGAGGAATTCTTACTTTTGTTCTAGGTCTTAGTATTGCTCAAATAAAACATATTAGTGCAATCAATTTACTTCCTGCTCTTATTATTATTTGGCCTTGTTCTAAATTTTTTAGTATATTTTTCTAAAAAATAAGAGGCTGTTGTAAGCTTTTTAAATTACAACAACCTCTTATTTTTATTAAACTTTTATTTTTTACTATTTAACAGCGATAACTTCTATTTCAACTTTTACATCTTTTGGAAGTCTTGCTACTTCTACACATGCTCTTGCTGGTTTTACATCTCCTAAGTATTCATTGTATACTTCGTTGATTGCTGCAAAGTCATTCATATCTTTTATAAATACTCCTGCTTTTACTACATCTTTCATTGAGTATCCTGCTGCTTCTACTATTGCTTTTACGTTCTCTAATGATTGTCTTGTTTGAGCTTTTACATCATCTGATACTAATGTCATTGTTTCTGGTACAAATGGGATTTGTCCTGATACAAATAACATTCCGTTAGCCTCTATAGCTTGTGAATATGGTCCTAAAGTAGCTGGTGCCTTTTCTGTGTGAATTACTTTATTCATTTTTTATTCCTCCTAATATTTTATTTATCCTTGAAAATATCAACGATTACTTTTTCTGTTTCTATCATTCCTGGAGAAGCAATTTTCCCCATGTTCATCATAGTTTTTTCAGGGGTTACTCCATTTATTCCATGAATGTTAAATATGTATGTGTTATTCATAGCCATTTCTACTGCTCTAAAAGCTGCATCTACAGCTACAATTCCTTTCATTGTACAACCTTGATTTCCACCATCACATATCATTCCTGTTATTCCTGCTGCCATATTGTTAATTATATTTGTAATCTCCTCTACTCCAGCTCCTCTTAAATATCCTATTGCACAAGCTGCTCCAGTTCCACCTGCTATTCCACAACCACAAAATGCTGATAATCTTCCTGAGTATTCTTTAATATATGTACATATTAGATAGCTTAACATAGTTGCTCTTATTAATTTCTCATCATTTAAACCTTTAACTCTACACTCTGCTAATACAGGAAGTGTTGTTATTATTCCGTGTGCCCCTGATCCTGTAATACTCATTGCAGGTTTATTTAATCCTAAAACTCTAGCTTCAATAGCTCCATTACAGAGAAGTTGAGCTGTATTTAGAGAGCTTTCTGAAAAAATCTTTTCTCCATTTATCTTCCATAGTTGTTTTACAAAAGTAGTTTTTTTACTATTTAGTCCCTCTTGAAATAAAAACATATTCATATCATGAGCACTCATTACAAAATCAATTTCAGCTATATCTACATTATCTACATATTCTAAAATATCTTTTACACTATATTTATGTAATATTATTTCTTCATCTTTATTCTCTTCTTTTTCCAATTCCTTTGTAAATATAGTTTTTCCATTTACAACTATTTCCACTATATTTGTATGAGTTCCCTCTATTTTTACAATTGCTTTTTCCTCTAAAGCAGATATTTCTGTTTCTATGAATATATCTGAACTAATCTTATTTAATTCTATTTTTAC is part of the uncultured Fusobacterium sp. genome and encodes:
- a CDS encoding DUF554 domain-containing protein, with translation MFPKGIIIDCCYVLIGTNIGSIIKNYIPSHIKQSMNVIFGIAAIVIGIVSMIKLNSLPAVILALILGALIGEIFSLDKKIRSFFQHILDKLNFNIPEDRDAYMHFYLIVTVTFCASGTNIFGAINEGLTGDFTILLSKAVMDIFASTIFAATLGFAMNLIVIPQFIILTGFFYLSQFIMPFITQNMMNDFISVGGILTFVLGLSIAQIKHISAINLLPALIIIWPCSKFFSIFF
- a CDS encoding MBL fold metallo-hydrolase, which translates into the protein MRLEKTRTQIQQIRNATIKLSYGGYIFLIDPWLAPKGATGSLLDFNRGDFEVKELVKRSIRMPICDLPLPVTEILEDVNFYIITHLHPDHFDMDNHNEVLDRNIPIFIQNNTEADFMKNLGFKNIKILQENGSFLGKVKLTRVEALHGSVTPCGPASGLIFEAEGEPTIYFAGDTIMYDGVKSVIEKFKPDIIILNVADAYFIKYGHLIMDEEAIDTVHKLAPNTKIIASHLDNVAHAYLTRNILLHKLIEKGIEQEILIPNDGQIYDF
- a CDS encoding RidA family protein produces the protein MNKVIHTEKAPATLGPYSQAIEANGMLFVSGQIPFVPETMTLVSDDVKAQTRQSLENVKAIVEAAGYSMKDVVKAGVFIKDMNDFAAINEVYNEYLGDVKPARACVEVARLPKDVKVEIEVIAVK
- a CDS encoding L-serine ammonia-lyase, iron-sulfur-dependent, subunit alpha, producing MHILTKIIKEDMKPALGVTEPGAIAFAVAKAKSYIQGNIEEVKVRLNSGIYKNAYTCGIPNSDQVGNIFAAALGVVAGKADRGLESLEDVTEEDNKKAQKLIDAGKVKIELNKISSDIFIETEISALEEKAIVKIEGTHTNIVEIVVNGKTIFTKELEKEENKDEEIILHKYSVKDILEYVDNVDIAEIDFVMSAHDMNMFLFQEGLNSKKTTFVKQLWKINGEKIFSESSLNTAQLLCNGAIEARVLGLNKPAMSITGSGAHGIITTLPVLAECRVKGLNDEKLIRATMLSYLICTYIKEYSGRLSAFCGCGIAGGTGAACAIGYLRGAGVEEITNIINNMAAGITGMICDGGNQGCTMKGIVAVDAAFRAVEMAMNNTYIFNIHGINGVTPEKTMMNMGKIASPGMIETEKVIVDIFKDK